The Geotalea uraniireducens Rf4 genome window below encodes:
- the mlaD gene encoding outer membrane lipid asymmetry maintenance protein MlaD: protein MKKAGLETIVGIFVLIGILCLAYLSIKLGKMELFGGDYYTVTANFDSVSGLKSGASVEIAGVEVGRVERIILDPKGNDRAKVYLRIRSGVKMFDDVIAAVRTRGIIGDKFIQLNPGGSDKIIANGGRIRETESSVDLEELVSKYIHGKVD, encoded by the coding sequence ATGAAAAAAGCCGGGCTGGAAACCATTGTCGGAATTTTCGTGCTGATAGGGATACTCTGCCTCGCCTACCTCTCCATCAAGCTGGGGAAAATGGAGTTGTTCGGCGGTGATTACTATACGGTCACAGCTAATTTCGATTCTGTTTCCGGATTGAAAAGCGGGGCATCGGTGGAAATTGCCGGGGTCGAGGTCGGGCGGGTGGAGCGGATCATTCTCGACCCGAAGGGCAATGACCGGGCCAAGGTGTATCTGCGGATCAGGAGCGGGGTGAAAATGTTCGACGATGTTATTGCCGCGGTGCGCACCCGGGGGATAATCGGTGATAAGTTCATACAGCTCAACCCGGGCGGCTCGGATAAAATCATCGCCAATGGCGGGCGGATTCGCGAGACCGAGTCGTCGGTGGACCTGGAGGAACTGGTGAGCAAGTATATCCATGGCAAGGTGGATTAG
- a CDS encoding TFIIB-type zinc ribbon-containing protein, which yields MTNKWEEREKALENQYIYNEEKKKIEQMRESACEEIIHAYCRNRCPKCGSAIEAMTFRGVPLDKCPGCGGVWLGPKDLQILAAKDHRSWFDKWFKGEE from the coding sequence ATGACCAACAAGTGGGAAGAACGGGAAAAAGCCCTGGAAAACCAGTATATCTACAACGAGGAAAAGAAGAAGATCGAGCAGATGAGGGAGTCGGCCTGCGAGGAGATAATCCATGCGTATTGCCGCAATCGTTGCCCCAAGTGTGGCTCTGCCATTGAGGCCATGACTTTCCGCGGGGTGCCGCTCGATAAATGCCCAGGCTGCGGCGGGGTCTGGCTTGGCCCCAAGGACCTGCAGATCCTGGCGGCAAAGGATCATCGCAGCTGGTTCGACAAATGGTTCAAGGGTGAGGAATAA
- a CDS encoding ribonuclease Z, translated as MTPQFHPYLINGPFDDPGLYIDFLFERRAILFDLGDLADLTPRKLLRISHIFVSHTHVDHFIGFDQLVRLCLGREKRLHLYGPAGFVDQVGHRLAAYTWNLVQNYPTDFTIVAVELHRDGRAFGAEFHCRDGFRRMGDSSFAVVDGVLLDEENFRVRIAFLDHKVTCLAFCLEEKNHVNIMKNRLEEMGLPVGEWLGELKRAVLRGDGDEAPVRAWWQERGESRERFFTLGRLKSEVLRIVPGQKIAYVTDALYSPENAARIVALARNADYLFIESTFLDEEADRARERCHLTARQAGVLARAAGAIRVTPFHFSPKYAGEGIRIQRELEEAFNER; from the coding sequence ATGACCCCCCAGTTCCATCCTTATCTTATCAACGGCCCTTTTGACGATCCGGGGCTCTATATCGACTTTCTCTTCGAGCGGCGGGCGATCCTTTTCGATCTGGGCGATCTGGCGGATCTTACTCCCCGCAAGCTTCTTCGCATCAGCCATATCTTTGTTTCCCACACCCATGTGGATCATTTTATCGGTTTCGACCAGCTCGTGCGGCTCTGTCTCGGTCGTGAAAAAAGGCTCCATCTTTATGGGCCGGCGGGATTTGTCGACCAGGTGGGACACCGCCTGGCCGCCTATACCTGGAACCTGGTGCAGAACTACCCTACCGATTTCACCATCGTTGCCGTTGAGCTGCATCGGGACGGCAGGGCGTTCGGCGCCGAGTTCCATTGCCGCGACGGCTTTCGCCGGATGGGGGATTCTTCCTTTGCCGTGGTTGACGGAGTTCTGCTGGACGAGGAGAACTTCCGTGTCAGGATAGCATTTCTCGACCATAAAGTTACCTGCCTCGCTTTTTGTCTCGAAGAGAAGAACCATGTGAATATCATGAAAAATCGGCTGGAAGAGATGGGGCTTCCCGTCGGGGAATGGCTTGGCGAGCTGAAACGGGCGGTCTTGCGCGGCGATGGCGATGAAGCGCCTGTCAGGGCATGGTGGCAGGAGCGAGGCGAGAGCCGCGAGCGTTTCTTCACCCTCGGTCGGTTGAAGTCGGAGGTGCTCCGGATCGTACCAGGGCAGAAGATCGCTTACGTCACCGATGCCCTGTACAGCCCGGAAAATGCGGCAAGGATCGTCGCGCTTGCGCGTAATGCGGACTATCTTTTCATTGAGTCTACATTTCTTGACGAGGAAGCGGATCGGGCACGTGAGAGGTGTCACTTGACGGCCCGCCAGGCCGGGGTTCTCGCCCGTGCGGCAGGCGCAATCCGCGTAACCCCATTTCATTTTTCGCCGAAATATGCCGGTGAAGGCATCAGAATACAGCGGGAACTGGAAGAAGCGTTCAACGAAAGATAG
- the hpnI gene encoding bacteriohopanetetrol glucosamine biosynthesis glycosyltransferase HpnI: MFHSILPFLIIAPPLVYALISLWCGRAHFSRKRPQNATLPPVTILKPVKGMDAESFANFASFCCQDYPCFQMVFAVASAEDPAIPVINRLMAEFPAVDMELVVDGRLYGPNYKVCNLINAFPMAKYDIIIVCDSDIRVGERYLQEVCAPFSDPEVGLVTSLYRTTGVYGAASAIEAMGFTTEMVPNVMVALKLEGLSFALGASMAVRRAALEKIGGFTALVDYLADDYQLGNKVWRAGYRLELSDYYVESIMHRETLKNILSRQLRWARTMRVSRPGGYFASGITQPFPAACLSLVVSGFSLPGLAAAILLYACRAVTALVYSRSFVRDNIFPRWLWLLPVRDFFAFATWALSFLGNRVSWRGHLFRLLPGGRIEEEGPFPSP; encoded by the coding sequence ATGTTCCACTCAATACTCCCTTTCCTCATCATCGCGCCTCCGCTCGTCTACGCCCTGATCTCACTTTGGTGCGGCCGTGCCCATTTTAGCCGCAAAAGGCCGCAAAACGCCACTCTCCCGCCGGTGACCATCCTCAAGCCGGTCAAGGGGATGGATGCGGAGAGCTTTGCCAACTTCGCCTCCTTCTGTTGTCAGGACTATCCCTGCTTCCAGATGGTGTTCGCCGTTGCGTCGGCTGAAGACCCGGCAATTCCGGTAATCAATCGGCTGATGGCGGAATTCCCGGCCGTCGACATGGAACTGGTGGTGGACGGACGGCTCTACGGCCCCAACTACAAGGTCTGCAACCTGATCAACGCCTTCCCCATGGCAAAATATGACATCATCATCGTCTGCGACAGCGACATCCGCGTGGGGGAGCGGTATCTGCAGGAGGTATGCGCGCCGTTCAGCGACCCTGAGGTGGGGCTCGTGACCTCGTTGTACCGGACTACCGGGGTGTACGGGGCCGCGAGCGCCATAGAGGCAATGGGGTTCACCACGGAGATGGTGCCGAACGTGATGGTGGCGCTCAAGCTTGAAGGGCTTTCCTTTGCCCTCGGCGCTTCCATGGCGGTGAGAAGGGCTGCGCTGGAGAAGATCGGCGGTTTCACCGCGCTTGTGGATTACCTGGCGGACGATTATCAGCTTGGCAATAAGGTCTGGCGCGCCGGCTACCGGTTGGAGCTTTCCGACTACTACGTGGAAAGCATCATGCATCGGGAAACCCTGAAAAACATCCTCTCCCGCCAGCTGCGCTGGGCCCGCACCATGCGGGTCAGCCGTCCCGGCGGCTACTTTGCATCAGGCATCACCCAGCCATTCCCCGCGGCGTGCCTCTCCCTCGTCGTTTCCGGCTTCTCCCTGCCGGGTCTTGCGGCGGCAATTCTCCTTTACGCCTGCCGCGCCGTTACGGCGCTTGTCTACAGCCGTTCCTTCGTCCGCGACAATATCTTCCCCCGTTGGCTCTGGCTCCTCCCCGTGCGGGATTTCTTCGCCTTTGCCACCTGGGCGCTCTCTTTTCTCGGTAACCGCGTCAGCTGGCGCGGGCACCTGTTCCGGCTCCTACCCGGCGGCCGGATCGAGGAAGAGGGGCCTTTTCCTTCCCCATAA
- a CDS encoding ABC transporter ATP-binding protein: protein MIKLVNVEKSFGSQVVLNKLNLEIPHGKITAVIGPSGEGKSVLLKHMIGLLRPDRGAVIVDGEDITGMGRDRLNHVREKFGMLFQNAALFDSMTVFENVAFPLEEKTRLSRTEIAARVHEALEHVGLKGVDKKFPDELSGGMKKRVGLARAVLLDPKIILFDEPTTGLDPIICRATHQLIKDTHVRFGFTAVVVSHEIPEIFDVSDFVAMLYRGEILEVGTPEEIQRSTHPVVRQFISGSLEGPIHLV, encoded by the coding sequence ATGATCAAACTGGTGAACGTGGAAAAATCTTTCGGCAGCCAGGTGGTGCTCAACAAGCTGAACCTGGAAATTCCCCATGGGAAGATTACTGCCGTGATCGGACCTTCCGGCGAGGGGAAAAGCGTCCTCCTGAAGCACATGATCGGTCTGCTCAGACCTGACCGGGGGGCGGTGATCGTCGATGGCGAGGATATCACCGGTATGGGGCGGGACCGGCTCAATCATGTTCGGGAAAAGTTCGGCATGCTCTTCCAGAATGCCGCTCTCTTCGACTCCATGACGGTCTTTGAGAATGTTGCCTTTCCCCTGGAAGAAAAGACCCGGCTTTCCCGGACGGAGATTGCCGCCCGTGTCCACGAGGCCCTTGAGCATGTGGGGCTCAAGGGGGTGGATAAAAAGTTTCCCGACGAGCTGTCCGGGGGGATGAAAAAGCGGGTAGGGCTCGCGAGGGCGGTCTTGCTCGATCCCAAGATAATCCTCTTCGATGAGCCGACCACAGGCCTCGATCCGATTATCTGCCGGGCAACTCACCAGCTGATAAAGGATACCCATGTCCGGTTCGGTTTCACCGCGGTGGTCGTTTCTCACGAGATACCGGAGATTTTCGATGTCTCCGATTTTGTGGCCATGCTCTATCGGGGGGAAATCCTGGAGGTGGGGACCCCGGAAGAGATCCAGCGATCAACCCATCCGGTAGTGAGACAGTTTATCAGCGGCAGCCTGGAGGGCCCTATACATCTGGTATAG
- a CDS encoding DUF3108 domain-containing protein yields MKIKRYTRFITVSLWLVCWLPAALAETVPEKLIYDLAWSGIKIGTATQEIVEVKGMRRITSTARSNDWLSLFLPVEDRIESTLLIDRAPFPGSTQHYRMQIREGKHRRDREISFDPRSGKALYLDHLSGEKAEIAIGANTYDIYASFFYARYAKLEVGKSFHIAVLDGKEPDVIEVKVLRKEKISTILGKVNTIVIKPLVKPKGVFEGKGSVLIWLTDDARRIPVKVQTKVTVGSVTATLTGGNY; encoded by the coding sequence CTGAAAATCAAACGTTATACTCGATTCATAACCGTTTCACTCTGGCTTGTCTGTTGGCTGCCGGCGGCTCTTGCAGAAACCGTCCCGGAAAAACTTATCTACGACCTGGCCTGGAGCGGGATCAAGATCGGTACGGCAACGCAGGAAATAGTCGAAGTAAAGGGAATGCGCCGCATAACCTCCACGGCCCGATCCAATGACTGGCTTTCCTTATTCCTCCCGGTTGAAGACAGGATTGAAAGCACTCTTCTCATAGACCGGGCGCCATTTCCAGGTTCCACACAGCATTATCGGATGCAAATCAGGGAAGGGAAACACCGCAGAGACAGGGAAATATCCTTTGACCCGCGAAGCGGAAAAGCACTGTATCTCGACCATCTATCCGGGGAAAAGGCCGAAATCGCCATTGGCGCAAACACCTACGACATCTATGCGAGCTTTTTTTACGCCAGGTATGCAAAGCTTGAAGTGGGTAAGTCGTTTCATATTGCCGTATTAGACGGCAAAGAGCCGGACGTCATCGAAGTGAAGGTGCTGAGGAAAGAAAAAATCAGCACGATTCTGGGCAAGGTCAATACAATCGTTATAAAACCGCTGGTTAAGCCAAAAGGGGTTTTTGAGGGAAAAGGCTCTGTTCTCATCTGGCTCACCGATGATGCAAGGCGGATTCCGGTCAAGGTGCAGACAAAGGTGACGGTAGGAAGCGTTACCGCCACACTGACAGGCGGAAACTACTAA
- a CDS encoding GspE/PulE/PilB domain-containing protein: MTIKLGEMLVKAGKITPAELDETLKSQVIFGGRIGTNLIEMGYIEEKDLAHFLSMKLGVPYASSDQLMALSPQVLKLIPEEVVKKYKVIPLGLDKKKLVVAMADPSDFASIEEISFITGFIVMPLVSPELRLILALEKHYDIKRETRYISVTSGGRRRAREAESAEPPPREPKKAKAAFTPSVEEEVIELPLLSELDDYGLEPAEELMQGNLPNAAAREETIRQYTIDTFSMQLAEAKDRDAIANLIVNYTGQEFDRVALFLVRRNVAGGWTALSRKKVVAGFEELQIPLDAPSVLKMVADGKSFYLGPLTDTPANTKILTALEGGKPACALLIPLLMMGRVVAIFYVDGGAGDLGDRVVDMQKLIGKAAMAFEILILKNKILMT; encoded by the coding sequence ATGACTATCAAACTGGGCGAAATGCTCGTTAAGGCAGGCAAGATAACCCCGGCCGAACTGGATGAAACGCTGAAAAGCCAGGTTATCTTCGGCGGCAGGATTGGAACCAATCTCATCGAAATGGGGTATATAGAAGAAAAGGACCTTGCCCACTTCCTCAGCATGAAACTGGGGGTCCCCTATGCCAGTTCCGACCAGTTGATGGCGCTTTCGCCCCAGGTACTCAAGCTCATCCCCGAAGAAGTCGTTAAAAAATACAAGGTCATCCCCTTGGGCCTCGACAAGAAGAAACTTGTCGTAGCCATGGCAGATCCTTCGGACTTTGCCTCCATAGAAGAAATCTCTTTCATCACCGGCTTTATTGTCATGCCGCTGGTCTCCCCGGAATTGAGACTGATCCTTGCCCTGGAAAAGCATTACGACATTAAAAGGGAAACGCGCTACATCAGCGTCACAAGTGGGGGCAGACGTCGCGCCAGAGAGGCTGAGTCCGCCGAACCGCCTCCCCGTGAGCCAAAGAAGGCAAAAGCGGCATTTACCCCGTCAGTGGAGGAAGAGGTCATCGAACTTCCGCTCCTCTCCGAATTGGATGACTACGGGCTGGAACCCGCCGAAGAACTTATGCAGGGCAATCTCCCCAACGCTGCGGCCCGGGAAGAGACCATCAGGCAATACACCATCGACACCTTTTCCATGCAACTGGCTGAAGCAAAGGACAGGGACGCGATCGCCAACCTGATCGTAAACTATACCGGCCAGGAATTCGACCGGGTGGCTCTATTTCTCGTGCGGAGGAATGTTGCAGGAGGTTGGACGGCCCTTTCCCGGAAAAAGGTCGTTGCTGGTTTCGAGGAGCTGCAAATCCCCCTTGACGCCCCGTCGGTCTTGAAAATGGTGGCGGATGGGAAGAGTTTCTACCTGGGACCGCTTACCGATACACCTGCCAATACGAAAATACTAACAGCCCTGGAAGGTGGTAAACCTGCCTGCGCCCTATTGATCCCCCTGCTGATGATGGGGCGGGTGGTGGCAATTTTCTACGTGGATGGCGGTGCCGGAGATCTCGGGGACAGGGTCGTCGATATGCAGAAACTGATCGGTAAAGCAGCCATGGCCTTTGAAATACTCATCCTGAAGAACAAAATACTGATGACCTAG
- a CDS encoding NADP-dependent glyceraldehyde-3-phosphate dehydrogenase, which produces MTLKERIDKLFPTEAEISKSFRLPEPIELNSFLINGELRSWNGPMQEVFSPVCVKTEAGLFRQMIGRFPLMAESDALSVLDAAVGAYDCGRGRWPTMSVEERIACVQEFAYRMKEKRSEVVSLLMWEIGKSLKDSEKEFDRTVDYIADTIDALKELDRVSSRFVVAQGIIGQIRRAPIGVALCMGPYNYPLNETFTTLIPALIMGNTVILKPPRHGVLLFYPLLEAFRDSFPPGVVNTLFGAGRTVTPPLMASGKVDVLAFIGTSKAADSLQKGHPRMHRLRLVLGLEAKNPAIVLPDADLESAVEECVAGSLSFNGQRCTAIKIVFVHESIADEFLSRFAAAIAVMKCGMPWESGVGITPLPEPGKPEYLSCLVADAVRLGARVANEAGGTVNGTFFYPALVYPVTAEMKLYNEEQFGPVIPVLPFTDIETPIEYLTASDYGQQVSIFGRDAAVLAKLIDPLVNQVSRVNINSQCQRGPDIFPFTGRKDSAVGTLSVSDALRAFSIRTLVAARDTELNKEIIRTIVREQKSNFLSTDFIL; this is translated from the coding sequence ATGACACTGAAAGAGAGGATCGATAAATTGTTCCCGACGGAAGCGGAGATAAGCAAGTCTTTCCGCCTGCCGGAACCGATCGAGTTGAACAGTTTTCTCATCAACGGAGAACTGCGCAGTTGGAACGGTCCCATGCAGGAGGTTTTTTCCCCGGTCTGCGTGAAGACCGAAGCGGGGCTTTTCCGGCAGATGATCGGGAGGTTCCCGTTGATGGCAGAGTCCGACGCGTTGTCTGTCCTTGATGCGGCAGTCGGGGCCTACGACTGCGGCCGGGGGCGCTGGCCGACCATGTCCGTTGAGGAGCGGATTGCCTGCGTTCAGGAATTCGCCTACCGGATGAAAGAAAAGCGGTCTGAGGTGGTGAGCCTTCTCATGTGGGAAATCGGCAAGTCGCTCAAGGATTCCGAAAAGGAATTCGACAGGACGGTCGATTACATAGCCGATACCATCGATGCGCTGAAAGAACTGGATCGGGTTTCGTCCCGGTTTGTCGTCGCCCAGGGGATCATCGGCCAGATCCGTCGCGCGCCGATAGGGGTCGCCCTTTGCATGGGCCCCTACAACTATCCCTTGAATGAAACCTTCACCACTCTGATTCCGGCATTGATCATGGGGAATACGGTTATCCTCAAGCCGCCGCGCCACGGGGTACTCCTATTTTACCCCCTTCTGGAGGCGTTCCGCGATTCTTTCCCTCCCGGGGTGGTGAACACGCTTTTCGGCGCCGGAAGGACGGTCACTCCGCCGCTGATGGCTTCCGGCAAGGTGGACGTGCTCGCCTTCATCGGTACGAGCAAGGCTGCCGATAGCTTGCAAAAAGGGCATCCCAGGATGCATCGGCTCCGCTTGGTGCTGGGGCTGGAGGCAAAAAATCCCGCCATTGTCCTCCCTGACGCCGACCTGGAGTCCGCTGTCGAGGAGTGTGTGGCCGGGAGCCTGTCGTTCAACGGCCAACGCTGCACTGCAATCAAGATCGTTTTCGTTCACGAGAGCATTGCGGATGAATTCCTCAGCCGCTTTGCAGCGGCAATCGCCGTCATGAAATGCGGTATGCCATGGGAGTCGGGGGTCGGCATAACGCCGTTGCCGGAGCCGGGTAAGCCGGAATATCTGTCCTGCCTGGTTGCAGACGCCGTACGCCTTGGGGCACGGGTAGCCAATGAGGCGGGGGGGACGGTCAACGGTACCTTTTTCTACCCGGCCCTGGTGTATCCGGTAACGGCGGAGATGAAGCTTTATAATGAAGAGCAGTTCGGTCCTGTCATACCGGTCCTGCCGTTTACGGATATCGAGACGCCGATCGAGTATCTCACGGCATCGGACTACGGCCAGCAGGTGAGTATTTTCGGCCGGGATGCAGCGGTTCTGGCAAAGCTCATCGATCCCCTGGTCAACCAGGTTTCCCGCGTCAATATCAACAGCCAGTGCCAGCGTGGCCCGGATATCTTCCCCTTTACGGGCAGGAAAGATTCGGCGGTCGGCACCCTCTCCGTTTCCGATGCCCTGCGGGCCTTTTCCATCCGCACCCTCGTGGCCGCCAGAGATACCGAACTCAATAAGGAGATCATTCGCACTATCGTCCGCGAGCAAAAATCCAACTTTCTTTCCACGGATTTCATTCTGTAA
- the fusA gene encoding elongation factor G: MAAPLRNDIRNIGIISHIDAGKTTVSERILFYAGETHKMGEVNEGEAVMDWMPQEQERGITITATSTTCRWGRFWINLIDTPGHIDFTIEVERSMRVLDGAVAILSAVEGVQPQTESVWRQADRYHVPRVCFINKMDRVGADYRAVLAGMEARLKARSVLLQLPLGNEAEFSGVIDLLAEEVLTFSAADQGKTVERRPIPPEYLDEVRIARNKLVEAAADFDDGILSDYLAGERVDAERLREAVRKGTTSCRLFPVLFGAALRNKGIQPLLDAVGSYLPSPLEIPPANGKGPGAEELKTLHCDPEAPLVALAFKVLAEEGRKLTYLRIYSGTLRNGAALLNSSRGVMEKPARMFRMHAHKREQVMAAAAGDIIAVTGLKYALTGDTLCDPDHPLILDGLVVPEPVVTLAVEAKGVEDRERLPSALEKLQWEDPTFRVHEDEETSQTILTGMGELHLEIVTDRLFREYGVAVKTGAPRVMYRETLRHAVERRELFSREVDGKLHKGEVLLRLTPLSRGEGVRILLPPEEELLLPIELRTVLEESLRQVCAAGAKTGYPLTDLEVRVIEAPYEPNITTDLGLRAAAHRGMVLAAQAGPLVILEPVMTLELVIPAEHAGRVLGSIQQKRGRVEGIESSADSEFIRAQVPLSEMFGYMTELRSATKGRGTYTMEFFRFDVAPEDIQRRFGLE, translated from the coding sequence ATGGCCGCTCCTCTCCGCAATGATATCCGCAACATCGGCATCATCTCCCATATCGACGCCGGCAAGACAACGGTTTCCGAGCGCATTCTCTTTTACGCCGGCGAAACCCACAAGATGGGTGAGGTGAACGAGGGGGAGGCGGTTATGGACTGGATGCCCCAGGAGCAGGAACGGGGCATCACCATTACCGCCACTTCGACCACCTGCCGTTGGGGGCGGTTCTGGATCAACCTGATCGACACGCCGGGGCACATCGACTTTACCATCGAGGTGGAACGGAGCATGCGGGTGCTTGACGGGGCGGTGGCCATTCTCAGTGCCGTTGAAGGGGTCCAGCCCCAGACCGAGTCGGTGTGGCGTCAGGCGGATCGCTACCATGTGCCCCGCGTCTGCTTCATCAACAAGATGGACAGGGTCGGCGCGGATTATCGGGCGGTGCTGGCCGGGATGGAGGCGCGGCTCAAGGCCCGGTCGGTGCTCCTCCAGCTCCCCCTTGGAAATGAGGCTGAGTTCAGCGGTGTCATCGATCTTCTTGCCGAGGAGGTGCTCACCTTCAGCGCTGCCGACCAGGGAAAGACCGTGGAACGGCGGCCGATTCCACCGGAGTACCTGGATGAGGTAAGGATCGCCCGGAATAAGTTGGTAGAGGCGGCGGCCGATTTCGATGACGGCATTCTCAGTGATTATCTTGCCGGGGAGAGGGTGGATGCGGAGCGACTGCGTGAAGCAGTGAGGAAGGGAACCACCTCCTGTCGCCTCTTTCCGGTATTGTTCGGCGCCGCCCTGCGCAATAAGGGGATACAGCCGCTTCTGGACGCAGTCGGGAGCTATCTCCCTTCTCCGCTTGAAATTCCGCCCGCCAACGGCAAGGGACCGGGAGCAGAGGAATTGAAGACGCTTCACTGCGACCCCGAGGCGCCTCTCGTGGCACTTGCTTTCAAGGTGCTGGCTGAGGAAGGGCGCAAGCTCACCTATCTGCGCATTTATTCGGGGACGCTCCGCAACGGGGCTGCGCTGCTCAACAGCAGCAGGGGGGTGATGGAGAAGCCGGCCCGCATGTTCCGCATGCATGCCCACAAAAGGGAGCAGGTCATGGCGGCGGCGGCAGGCGACATTATCGCCGTTACAGGGCTCAAGTATGCCCTGACCGGCGACACGCTCTGTGACCCGGACCACCCCCTGATACTGGACGGGCTCGTCGTCCCCGAACCGGTGGTTACACTGGCCGTGGAAGCGAAGGGGGTGGAGGACCGGGAGCGGCTCCCTTCGGCGCTGGAGAAACTCCAGTGGGAGGACCCCACCTTCAGGGTGCATGAGGACGAGGAAACCAGCCAGACCATACTTACAGGGATGGGGGAACTGCACCTGGAGATCGTAACCGACCGGCTGTTCAGGGAATACGGCGTTGCGGTAAAAACCGGAGCTCCGCGGGTCATGTACCGGGAAACCCTGCGTCATGCCGTGGAGCGACGGGAACTGTTCAGCCGGGAAGTGGACGGGAAACTGCACAAGGGGGAGGTGTTGCTGCGCCTCACGCCCCTTTCCCGCGGTGAAGGGGTGCGCATCCTTCTCCCTCCCGAAGAAGAGCTGCTGTTGCCGATCGAGTTGCGCACCGTCCTGGAGGAGAGCCTGCGCCAGGTCTGTGCTGCCGGGGCCAAAACCGGCTATCCGTTGACCGACCTGGAGGTAAGGGTGATCGAGGCCCCCTATGAACCGAATATCACCACCGACCTGGGGTTACGGGCTGCCGCCCATCGGGGGATGGTGCTGGCTGCGCAGGCCGGACCGCTCGTTATTCTCGAACCGGTGATGACCCTGGAGCTTGTCATACCTGCGGAACATGCCGGCAGGGTGCTCGGCAGCATTCAGCAGAAGCGGGGCCGGGTGGAGGGGATAGAAAGCTCCGCAGACAGCGAGTTTATCCGGGCGCAGGTTCCCCTGTCGGAAATGTTCGGCTACATGACGGAATTGCGTAGCGCCACCAAGGGGCGCGGCACCTACACCATGGAATTTTTCCGTTTCGACGTTGCCCCTGAAGATATCCAGAGGCGCTTCGGCTTGGAATAA
- a CDS encoding MlaE family ABC transporter permease, with protein MLLLVEKLGSLTLSILQEMGRMVNFIIYAFYLIIRSPGKPVHILKQIRFIGAKSFFVIFLTASFTGMVLGLQGYYTLAKFGSEGMLGSAVALSLIRELGPVLTALMVTGRAGSAISAEIGIMRITEQIDALETMALEPCKYLVSPKLLAAIISLPLLCAIFDVVGIYGGYLVGVKLLGVNPGAYFHEMEKSVEWKDVYSGIIKSVSFGVIIAWICCYKGYFAGHGAEGVSRATTAAVVMSSVMVLIWDYFLTSVLL; from the coding sequence GTGCTGCTTCTTGTGGAAAAACTGGGCTCGCTAACCCTATCCATCCTCCAGGAAATGGGGAGGATGGTCAATTTCATCATCTATGCCTTCTACCTGATTATCCGCTCGCCCGGAAAACCGGTCCACATCCTGAAGCAGATCCGTTTCATCGGCGCCAAATCCTTTTTCGTCATTTTCCTCACCGCTTCCTTTACCGGCATGGTCCTCGGCCTGCAGGGTTATTACACACTGGCCAAGTTCGGCTCCGAAGGTATGCTCGGTTCGGCTGTGGCACTTTCCCTGATCCGCGAGCTGGGGCCGGTGCTCACGGCCCTGATGGTGACGGGTCGCGCCGGCAGCGCCATCAGCGCGGAAATTGGCATCATGCGCATAACCGAACAGATCGACGCCCTGGAAACCATGGCCCTTGAGCCATGTAAATACCTCGTCTCACCCAAGCTTCTTGCCGCGATCATCTCGTTGCCGCTCCTCTGCGCTATTTTCGACGTGGTTGGTATCTACGGCGGTTACCTGGTGGGGGTGAAACTTCTTGGGGTGAACCCGGGCGCCTATTTCCATGAGATGGAAAAGAGCGTGGAGTGGAAGGATGTCTACTCCGGCATTATCAAGTCGGTGTCGTTCGGCGTCATCATTGCCTGGATCTGTTGTTACAAGGGATATTTCGCAGGCCACGGCGCCGAAGGGGTGTCCCGGGCAACCACCGCCGCCGTGGTCATGTCTTCGGTGATGGTGCTGATATGGGACTATTTCCTCACTTCGGTGTTGCTGTGA